Within Pseudomonas paeninsulae, the genomic segment CGTGCATGACCTGGAATATATCGAGCAAGCCCGGCTCGCCGAACTGGAACCCGCCGTGCGCGGCGTTGCAGCGCTACTGTCGCCGAGCAGCGGAATCGTCGACAGCCATGCCTACCTGCAATCGCTGCTAGCCGCCGCCGAGAAGCAGGGCGCACAACTGATCCTGCAGACCCGCGTCGACCAGCTCGAACCCGGCCCTGACGGCTGGATCGTCACGGGCCGCAGCGCCGGCGAAGCCTTCCAGCTCAAGGCGCAGCGGGTGATCAATGCCGGCGGCCTGTTCGCCCAGCAACTGGCGGCCAATACCCAGGGCTTGCAAGGCATACCGGCCCTGCACCTGTGTCGCGGCCGCTACTTCGGCTACAGCGCCCGCGCGCCCTTCCAGCACCTGATCTATCCGCTGCCGGAAACCAACACCTCGGGGCTGGGCATCCACGCCACTCTCGATCTCGGCGGCCAGGTGCGCTTCGGCCCGGACACCGAGTACCTCGAGCATATCGATTACCAAGTCGACGAACAGCTGCGCGAGCCGTTTGCCAACGCGATCCGCCGCTACTACCCGGGCCTCGACAGCACGCGCCTGGTGCCAGGCTACAGTGGCATCCGGCCGAAACTGGCCGGCCCCGGGGAACCGGCCGCCGACTTCCTTATCCAAACCGCAAGCGATCACGGCCTACCGGGGCTGATCAATCTGTTCGGTATCGAGTCGCCAGGGCTGACCGCCAGCCTGGCGATTGCCGAACGCGTGGCCCGCGAGCTGTAACAGCCGCTTGCAAAATCAGTGCATTAGCCGGACTTTCGCCGGCCTATTGCAGCGGTCGGCGCTATACTCGCCGACTCAATTCAAGTTCACCGAAACAAGGAATCGTCCATGAAAGCGCTCGGCAAAATCCTGGGTCTGTTTTTTCTCGGGCTGTTGCTGATCCTGGTGGCGCTGGGCTTTGCCCTGACCCATCTGTTCGATCCCAACGACTACAAAGACGAAATTCGCCAGCTGGCCCGCGACAAGGCCAACCTGGAGCTGACCCTCAATGGCGACATCGGCTGGAGCCTGTTCCCCTGGCTCGGTCTCGAACTGACCGACGCCACCCTGGCCAGCGCCACCACCCCCGACCAGCCTTTTGCCGACCTGCGCCTGCTCGGCCTGTCGGTACGCGTGCTGCCGCTGTTGCGCCGCGAAGTACAGATGAGCGACATCCGCGTCGACGGCCTCAACCTGAACCTGCAGCGCGACGAAAAAGGTCGCGGCAACTGGGAAGATGTCGGCCGCCCGCCCCAACCGGCCGTGGCCACCAGCACGCCGACCGGCGAGGCACCCGCGCCATCCGCCGACAGTGCGCCAGCCAGCACCAGCGAAAGCGCCCAACCGATCAAGCTGGATATCGACAGCCTGATCGTCAACAGCGCACGCATCGATTACCACGACGCGCAGAAAGGCCAGCAATTCAGCGCCGAAAGCATTCAACTGACCACCGGGGCGATCCGCGAAGGAACCGCCATCCCGGTCAAACTCAGCGCTTTCTTCGGCACCAACCAACCGGTCATGCGGGCGCGCACTGAACTGCAAGGCGAGCTGCGCTTCGACCGGGCGCTCAAGCGCTACCAACTGGAAGACGCCAAGATCTCCGGCGAAGCCTCCGGCGAGCCCTTCGACGGGCAAACCCTGACCTACTCCCTGCAAGGCCAGCTGCTGGTCGATCTGGCCGCCCAGGTTGCCGAATGGAACGGCCTGAAACTCTCGGCCAACCAGTTGCGCGCCCTCGGCGAAGTGAAAATTCGCGACCTGGATACCCAGCCAAAACTGACCGGCGGCCTGTCCATCGCGCCGGTAAACCTGCGCGAATTTCTCGCCACCATCGGCCAAACACTGCCGCCGTTGAACGATGACAAGGCCCTGAGCCAATTCGAACTGGTCACCCGCCTCAACGGCAGCCCGACCAGCCTGACTATGCAAGAGCTGAAACTGAAGCTCGATGACAGCAGCTTCAACGGCCAGATCGGCATCGCCGATTTCGCCAAGCAAGCCCTGCGCGTGCAATTGAAAGGCGACAGCCTGGATCTCGACCGCTACCTGCCGAAGCCAACCAAGGACAGCCAGGATGCCGGCGCCGCGCGCCAAGCCGAGGTCAAGGAAAGCGTCGCCAGCGCCGGCCAGAGCGGTAGCACGCCGCTGCCCAAGGCACCAACCCAGCACGCCTGGAGCGCCGCAACTGTGCTGCCGATCGAGCGCCTGCGCAGCCTCGACCTGCAACTGGCGCTGAGCCTCGACCAGCTGACTTACCAAAAGCAAGCCTTCAGCGCCGTCAACCTCAAGGCCAAGAGCAAGACCGGCCTGCTGACCCTGGAAGAGATGCGCGGCAAACTTGGCAGTGGCAATTTCGACGCCAAGGCGACGGTCGATGTACGCCCCGCCACCCCCCTGCTGAGCCTGCAAAAAAACCTGCTCCGAATCAGCGTAGAGCCCTTCCTCAAGAGCGAACAGCAGCCCTCGCCGGTCAAAGGCCTGCTCGACCTGCAGGCCAACCTGAGCGCCAGCGGCAACAGCTTGAAAGCCTGGATCGACGGCCTCAATGGCACGGCCAGCTTCGCCCTCAACGACGGCATTCTGGTCGGCGCCGACCTCGAACAACAACTCTGCCGCGGTATTGCCGCACTCAATCGCAAGGCACTGAGTAGCGAGCCGCGCAACAAGGACACGCCCTTCGACACGCTGCAAGGCAACCTGACCTTCCTCAATGGCGTAGCCCATAACCCTGATCTGAAAATCCAGGTTCCAGGCCTCGCGGTCAGCGGCAATGGCGACCTGGACCTGCGCGTACTCGGCCTCGACTACCGCGTCGGCATCACCCCCAGCGGAGACCAGCGCGAAATGCCCGATCCGGCCTGCCAGATCAACGAGCGCTATGTCGGCATCGCCTGGCCAGTACGCTGCCGTGGCCCACTGGAAATGGGCGGCAAGACCTGCCGCCTGGACCAGGACGGCATGGGCAAGGTCGCCGCCAAGCTGGCCGGCGACAAGATCAACCAGAAGCTCGAAGAAAAGCTCGGTGACAAGGTCAGCCCCGAACTGAAAGACGCGCTCAAGGGTTTGTTCAACCGATGAGTCCCGAGCAGTTCTCCATGGCGGTCCTCGACTGGTACGACCGCCACGGACGCAAGGATCTGCCCTGGCAGCAGGGCATCAATCCTTACCGCGTATGGGTCTCGGAAATCATGCTGCAGCAGACCCAGGTCAGTACCGTGCTCGGCTACTTCGACCGCTTCATGGCCGCCTTGCCGACCGTGCAGGACCTGGCCGAAGCAGCGGAAGACGAAGTACTGCACCTGTGGACCGGCCTGGGCTACTACACCCGCGCGCGCAACCTGCAAAAGACCGCACAGATCGTCATGCGTGAGCACGGCGGCGCATTCCCCCCCGACACCGAACAACTGACCGAACTCCCCGGCATCGGCCGCTCCACCGCTGGCGCCATCGCCAGCCTGAGCATGGGCCTGCGCGCGCCGATTCTCGACGGCAACGTCAAGCGGGTGCTGGCGCGCTACGTGGCCCAGGAGGGCTACCCGGGCGAGCCGAAAGTGGCCAAACAACTGTGGGCGGTGGCCGAACGCTTCACCCCGCAGGCACGGGTCAACCACTACACCCAGGCGATGATGGACCTCGGCGCCACCCTCTGCACCCGCAGCAAACCCAGCTGCCTGCTCTGCCCGCTGCAAAGTGGCTGCCAGGCCCACCTGCTCGGCCTGGAGACTCGCTACCCGATCGCCAAACCGCGCAAGGCGCTGCCACAGAGGCGCACCCTGATGCCGATCCTGACCAGCCGGGCTGGCGAGGTCCTGCTCTACCGCCGCCCCTCCAGCGGCCTCTGGGGCGGCTTGTGGAGTCTGCCGGAGCTGGACGACCTGCCCAGCCTCGACCTGCTCGCCAACCGTCACGCCCTGCAACTGGGCGAGCGCCGCGAACTGGCCGGCCTGAGCCACACCTTCAGCCACTTCCAACTGGCCATCGAACCCTGGCTGATCCGCGTCGAAGCCGCGCCATCGGCCGTGGCCGAGGCCGACTGGCTCTGGTATAACCTCGCCACACCGCCGCGCCTGGGCCTTGCCGCCCCGGTAAAAAAACTGCTGAAGCGCGCGGCCGACGCACTCGCGACCGAACAGAACACTGGAGAGCAGCCATGACCCGCACCGTAATGTGCCGCAAGCACAAACAAGAACTGCCTGGCCTCGACCGCCCACCTTATCCGGGCGCCAAAGGCGAAGACATCTACACCAACGTCTCCAAGCAAGCCTGGGACGAATGGCAGAAGCACCAGACCCTGCTGATCAACGAACGCCGCCTGAACATGATGAACGCTGAGGACCGCAAATTCCTCCAGGCCGAGATGGACAAGTTCCTCTCCGGCGAGGACTACGCCCAGGCCGAAGGCTACGTGCCACCCAGCGAGTAAACCGCCCAGCCTCGCTCGCGAGGAAAGCGTAGAAACGCAGGGTGAGTTGAGCGCAGCGCCACCCATCAACAATCGATGGGCTACGCCACTGCTCGGCTAACCCCTCTACGGACTGGCTGCAACCCCGTCGCCTCCAAAAAATCCCCACTTGAACCTAAGCGCCCGTAATAACTAAATATTTTTCAAACTCACGCTTGACACCTACCCTTCAAATCCGTCTAATAGCGCCCCGTTGGCCCAGGTAGCTCAGTCGGTAGAGCAGGGGATTGAAAATCCCCGTGTCGGCGGTTCGATTCCGTCCCTGGGCACCATAAATACCGAAAAAGGCTCACAGCGATGTGGGCCTTTTTTCTATCTGCAGAAAGAGCTGGCGACCTCGCTCGCCGTACGCCATGGCCACCAGCGACGTCCGCTGCCATGCATGACCTGACTCTCTACAGCTCCGATGACGGCAAGCTCGCGCTACCCCTGCGCGTCAGCGAGGCCTCGATGTGCGCTAAGCGCAATATTGCGCCTGCGCGACAGGCAACAACGGCCAGGCGACACCCGCGACACGCCAGGCCATGCACGCACACCAAACGGCTTGGCGACTGGCGAAACGCTATGCTAGCTTGACGCCTCGCCAGGAAGGCAACGCTATAGCCGGAGCGCATCCGAATAAGAAGAGGACACCCCATGGCCGAGGCCACGCCCGCGCTGGAAATCCGCAATCTGCACAAACGCTATGGCGACCTCGAGGTGCTCAAAGGCATCTCCCTCACCGCCCACGATGGCGACGTGATCTCGATTCTCGGCTCATCCGGCTCCGGCAAATCGACCTTCCTGCGCTGCATCAATCTGCTGGAAAACCCCAACCAGGGTCAGATCATCGTCGCCGGCGAGGAGCTCAAGCTCAAACCCGGCAAGCAGGGCGAATTGGTCGCCGCCGATGGCAAGCAGATCAACCGCCTGCGCAGCGAATTGGGCTTCGTCTTCCAGAATTTCAATCTGTGGCCGCACATGAGCGTGCTCGACAACATCATCGAGGCGCCGCGCCGGGTGCTCGGCCTGAGCAAGGCCGAGGCCATCGAGCGGGCCGAGGCGCTGCTGGCCAAGGTCGGCATCTCCGACAAGCGCCATGTTTATCCCAATCAGCTCTCTGGCGGCCAGCAACAGCGTGCGGCGATTGCCCGCACCCTAGCCATGCAGCCGAAAGTGATCCTGTTCGATGAGCCGACGTCGGCCCTCGACCCGGAGATGGTCCAAGAAGTGCTTAATGTGATCCGCGCGCTCGCCGATGAAGGTCGCACCATGCTCCTGGTCACCCACGAGATGGGCTTCGCCCGCCAGGTCTCCAGTGAAGTGGTGTTCCTGCATCAGGGCCTGGTGGAAGAACAAGGCTCACCCGAGCAAGTGTTCGACAACCCGGCTTCGGCGCGCTGCAAACAATTCATGTCCAGCAATGACTAAACACGGAGCAACTCTCGCATGCTGAATTACAAGAAAATCCTGTTGGCCGCGGCAGCCACCCTGGCGTTCGGTACCGGCGCCGTCGCTGCCGAAAAGCTCAAGATGGGCACCGAAGGGGCCTATCCACCCTTCAATCTGATCGACGCCAGCGGCCAGGTTGGTGGTTTCGACGTGGACATCGGCCAGGCCCTCTGCGCCAAGATGCAAGCTGAGTGCGAAGTGGTCACCTCCGACTGGGACGGCATCATCCCGGCCCTCAATGCCAAGAAGTTCGACTTCCTGGTGGCTTCGATGTCGATCACCGATGAGCGCAAAGTGGCAGTCGACTTCACCGAGCCCTACTACACCAACAAACTGCAATTCATCGCACCGAAAGACAGTGACTTCAAATCCGACAAGGCCAGCCTCAAAGGCAAGGTGATCGGTGCTCAGCGCGCCACCATCGCTGGCACCTGGCTGGAAGACAACCTGGACGGCGTCGTCGACATCAAGCTCTACGACACCCAGGAAAACGCCTACCTCGACCTGTCCTCGGGTCGTCTCGACGGCGTACTGGCCGACACCTTCGTCAACTGGGAATGGCTGAAGAGCGATGCAGGCAAAAGCTTCGAATTCAAGGGCGAGCCGGTATTCGACAACGACAAGATCGGGATTGCCGTGCGCAAGGGCGACCCACTGCGCGAGAAGCTGAACACTGCGCTGCAGGCCATCATCGAAGACGGCACCTACAAGACCATCAACGATAAATATTTCCCGTTCAGCATCTACTGAGCAGCCTGCCCTGCGTCGCCCTCACGGGCGATGCAGGCTTCTGACCCCCCATGAATTTAGACCTCTACGGATTCGGCCCGGCTCTGGCCGCCGGCACCCTGATGACCATCAAGCTGGCACTCTGTGCGCTGAGCTTGGGTCTGGTGCTCGGCCTGCTCGGCGCCCTGGCCAAGACTTCGCCGTACAAGCCGCTGCAGTGGCTTGGCGGCACCTATTCGACCATCGTGCGCGGCATACCCGAACTGCTTTGGGTCCTGCTGATCTACTTCGGCACCGTGCAGTTGATGCGCAACCTGGCCGACCTGCTGGGCATCGACAGCCTCGAACTGAGCGCCTTCGCCGCTGGCACCATCGCCCTGGGCATCTGTTTTGGTGCCTATGCCACCGAAGTATTTCGTGGCGCGATCCTCGCTATCCCTAAGGGCCATCGCGAAGCCGGTCAGGCCCTGGGCCTGTCCGTACCGCGGATCTTCTGGCGCCTGATCCTGCCGCAGATGTGGCGCATCGCCCTGCCCGGCCTGGGCAACCTGTTCATGATCCTGATGAAGGACACCGCCCTGGTGTCGGTAATCGGCCTGGAAGAAATCATGCGCCGCTCGCAGATCGCCGTAACCTCCAGCAAAGAACCCTTCACCTTCTTCCTGGTGGCGGCCTTTATCTACCTGGGCCTCACCGTGCTCGCCATGATCGGCCTGCATGTCCTTGAACAGCGTGCCGGCCGTGGTTTTGTCAGGAGCACCTCATGAACTGGGAAGTCATCATCAAGTGGTTGCCGCGCCTGGCCGAAGGCGCCGTACTGACCCTGGAGCTGGTCGCCATCGCGGTAGTCGCCGGCCTGATCCTGGCGATACCCATGGGCATCGCCCGCGCCTCCAAGCATTGGTTCGTCCGCGCCGTACCCTACGGCTACATCTTCTTCTTCCGCGGCACACCGCTGCTGGTGCAATTATTTCTGGTCTATTACGGCCTGGCCCAGTTCGACGCCGTGCGCGAAGGGCCGCTCTGGTTCTACCTGCGCGACGCCTACTGGTGCGCCATCCTGACCATGACCCTGCATACCGCCGCCTATATCGCCGAGATCCTGCGCGGCGCGATTCAGGCCGTACCGCCGGGCGAAGTGGAAGCGGCGCGAGCCCTGGGCATGGCCCGCTGGCAGACCATGCTCTATATCGTCCTGCCGCGCGCCGCGCGCATCGGCCTGCCGGCCTACAGCAACGAAGTGATCCTGATGCTCAAGGCCAGCTCCCTGGCCAGCACCGTCACCCTGCTGGAGCTGACCGGCATGGCGCGCACCATCATCGCCCGCACCTACCTGCCGGTGGAGATCTTCTTCGCCGCCGGGATGTTCTACCTGCTGATCGCCTTCATCCTGGTCCGCGGCTTCAAGCTGCTGGAACAGTGGCTAAGGGTCGACGCCTGCCAGGGCCGCTGACGCGCCGGGGCGTTCACTGCCCCATCCAGGCTTGACGACACGACCATGAACGACTCCCCCCTCAGCGGCGACAGCCTGCTCCAGCGCTTCCAGGCGCTGGATGCATTTCTGCTGCAGCACCAAGCGCTATGGCAACCGCGGCCATTCACCCACCAGCAACTGCCGTGGGAAAACCAGCATCCAGAACTCGCCCACTGGCTCAGATCGCGCAGCCTGGAACAGGCCGAGGCCAACCACAATCAGCCACACCTGCTGGATGCACCCGCGCCCTTTGTCGAACTCGCTGCGCAAGCGCGCACCCTGGGCCAGATCGGCGCATTCGCGCCACAACCATTGCCGCCACTGCCGGCCCGCTTCTCGGTCGACGTCCCGGGCCGCAAATGGCAACAGATCCAGGCCTTCGCCGGCTGCCTGCAATTTCACCAACCGGCACGACACTGGCTCGACTGGTGCGCCGGCAAAGGCCATCTCGGGCGCATGCTGGCGCATGACGGGCGCCCACTGACCTGCCTGGAGCACAACCCCGAACTGGTACACAGCGGCCAACTGCTCAGCCAGCGCCTGCACCTCAACGCCCGGCATCTGCAGCAGGATGTACTCGGTGCCGATGCCGGCGCCCAGCTCCGCAGCGAACACACCCCAGTCGCCCTACACGCCTGCGGCGACCTGCATGTACGCCTGATGCAACTCGCCAGCGCGACCGACTGCCAGCAGCTGGCCATAGCGCCGTGCTGCTACAACCGCATCACCACCCCCAATTACCAGGCGCTCTCCTCAACGGCCCAGGCATCGGCCTTGCGACTCTCGCTGGATGATCTGGCCCTACCCCTTAGCGAGACCGTCACCGCCGGCGCTCGCGTACGCCGCCAGCGCGATCGCTCCATGGCCTGGCGCCTGGCGTTCGACGTGCTGCAGCGCGAACTGCGCGGCATCGACCAGTACCTGCCCACACCTTCGTTGCCGACGACCTGGCTGGCT encodes:
- a CDS encoding NAD(P)/FAD-dependent oxidoreductase, which produces MDSIDTLIIGAGTLGLACAARLARAPQSCLIVEAEQLIGSHTSSRNSEVIHAGIYYAPGSLKAQLCLEGRERLYAWCAQHRVAHRRIGTLLVAVSATERSKIDALAANAQACGVHDLEYIEQARLAELEPAVRGVAALLSPSSGIVDSHAYLQSLLAAAEKQGAQLILQTRVDQLEPGPDGWIVTGRSAGEAFQLKAQRVINAGGLFAQQLAANTQGLQGIPALHLCRGRYFGYSARAPFQHLIYPLPETNTSGLGIHATLDLGGQVRFGPDTEYLEHIDYQVDEQLREPFANAIRRYYPGLDSTRLVPGYSGIRPKLAGPGEPAADFLIQTASDHGLPGLINLFGIESPGLTASLAIAERVAREL
- a CDS encoding AsmA family protein; this encodes MKALGKILGLFFLGLLLILVALGFALTHLFDPNDYKDEIRQLARDKANLELTLNGDIGWSLFPWLGLELTDATLASATTPDQPFADLRLLGLSVRVLPLLRREVQMSDIRVDGLNLNLQRDEKGRGNWEDVGRPPQPAVATSTPTGEAPAPSADSAPASTSESAQPIKLDIDSLIVNSARIDYHDAQKGQQFSAESIQLTTGAIREGTAIPVKLSAFFGTNQPVMRARTELQGELRFDRALKRYQLEDAKISGEASGEPFDGQTLTYSLQGQLLVDLAAQVAEWNGLKLSANQLRALGEVKIRDLDTQPKLTGGLSIAPVNLREFLATIGQTLPPLNDDKALSQFELVTRLNGSPTSLTMQELKLKLDDSSFNGQIGIADFAKQALRVQLKGDSLDLDRYLPKPTKDSQDAGAARQAEVKESVASAGQSGSTPLPKAPTQHAWSAATVLPIERLRSLDLQLALSLDQLTYQKQAFSAVNLKAKSKTGLLTLEEMRGKLGSGNFDAKATVDVRPATPLLSLQKNLLRISVEPFLKSEQQPSPVKGLLDLQANLSASGNSLKAWIDGLNGTASFALNDGILVGADLEQQLCRGIAALNRKALSSEPRNKDTPFDTLQGNLTFLNGVAHNPDLKIQVPGLAVSGNGDLDLRVLGLDYRVGITPSGDQREMPDPACQINERYVGIAWPVRCRGPLEMGGKTCRLDQDGMGKVAAKLAGDKINQKLEEKLGDKVSPELKDALKGLFNR
- the mutY gene encoding A/G-specific adenine glycosylase → MSPEQFSMAVLDWYDRHGRKDLPWQQGINPYRVWVSEIMLQQTQVSTVLGYFDRFMAALPTVQDLAEAAEDEVLHLWTGLGYYTRARNLQKTAQIVMREHGGAFPPDTEQLTELPGIGRSTAGAIASLSMGLRAPILDGNVKRVLARYVAQEGYPGEPKVAKQLWAVAERFTPQARVNHYTQAMMDLGATLCTRSKPSCLLCPLQSGCQAHLLGLETRYPIAKPRKALPQRRTLMPILTSRAGEVLLYRRPSSGLWGGLWSLPELDDLPSLDLLANRHALQLGERRELAGLSHTFSHFQLAIEPWLIRVEAAPSAVAEADWLWYNLATPPRLGLAAPVKKLLKRAADALATEQNTGEQP
- a CDS encoding oxidative damage protection protein, encoding MTRTVMCRKHKQELPGLDRPPYPGAKGEDIYTNVSKQAWDEWQKHQTLLINERRLNMMNAEDRKFLQAEMDKFLSGEDYAQAEGYVPPSE
- a CDS encoding ABC transporter ATP-binding protein produces the protein MAEATPALEIRNLHKRYGDLEVLKGISLTAHDGDVISILGSSGSGKSTFLRCINLLENPNQGQIIVAGEELKLKPGKQGELVAADGKQINRLRSELGFVFQNFNLWPHMSVLDNIIEAPRRVLGLSKAEAIERAEALLAKVGISDKRHVYPNQLSGGQQQRAAIARTLAMQPKVILFDEPTSALDPEMVQEVLNVIRALADEGRTMLLVTHEMGFARQVSSEVVFLHQGLVEEQGSPEQVFDNPASARCKQFMSSND
- a CDS encoding ABC transporter substrate-binding protein; protein product: MLNYKKILLAAAATLAFGTGAVAAEKLKMGTEGAYPPFNLIDASGQVGGFDVDIGQALCAKMQAECEVVTSDWDGIIPALNAKKFDFLVASMSITDERKVAVDFTEPYYTNKLQFIAPKDSDFKSDKASLKGKVIGAQRATIAGTWLEDNLDGVVDIKLYDTQENAYLDLSSGRLDGVLADTFVNWEWLKSDAGKSFEFKGEPVFDNDKIGIAVRKGDPLREKLNTALQAIIEDGTYKTINDKYFPFSIY
- a CDS encoding ABC transporter permease yields the protein MNLDLYGFGPALAAGTLMTIKLALCALSLGLVLGLLGALAKTSPYKPLQWLGGTYSTIVRGIPELLWVLLIYFGTVQLMRNLADLLGIDSLELSAFAAGTIALGICFGAYATEVFRGAILAIPKGHREAGQALGLSVPRIFWRLILPQMWRIALPGLGNLFMILMKDTALVSVIGLEEIMRRSQIAVTSSKEPFTFFLVAAFIYLGLTVLAMIGLHVLEQRAGRGFVRSTS
- a CDS encoding ABC transporter permease, giving the protein MNWEVIIKWLPRLAEGAVLTLELVAIAVVAGLILAIPMGIARASKHWFVRAVPYGYIFFFRGTPLLVQLFLVYYGLAQFDAVREGPLWFYLRDAYWCAILTMTLHTAAYIAEILRGAIQAVPPGEVEAARALGMARWQTMLYIVLPRAARIGLPAYSNEVILMLKASSLASTVTLLELTGMARTIIARTYLPVEIFFAAGMFYLLIAFILVRGFKLLEQWLRVDACQGR
- a CDS encoding methyltransferase, with amino-acid sequence MNDSPLSGDSLLQRFQALDAFLLQHQALWQPRPFTHQQLPWENQHPELAHWLRSRSLEQAEANHNQPHLLDAPAPFVELAAQARTLGQIGAFAPQPLPPLPARFSVDVPGRKWQQIQAFAGCLQFHQPARHWLDWCAGKGHLGRMLAHDGRPLTCLEHNPELVHSGQLLSQRLHLNARHLQQDVLGADAGAQLRSEHTPVALHACGDLHVRLMQLASATDCQQLAIAPCCYNRITTPNYQALSSTAQASALRLSLDDLALPLSETVTAGARVRRQRDRSMAWRLAFDVLQRELRGIDQYLPTPSLPTTWLAKDFADYCTDLAALKQLPAPDPSRNWQQLQSQGWQRLAQVRNLELLRGLFRRPLELWLLLDRALYLQDQGFSVRLGSFCPRQLTPRNLLLLAER